One region of Pseudoalteromonas luteoviolacea genomic DNA includes:
- a CDS encoding acyl-CoA thioester hydrolase/BAAT C-terminal domain-containing protein, whose protein sequence is MKSMMPFCLVGLLAACSSSSDPDVKKHFINDGEKHPLVVVFGGSEGGNTLAKPLWQPFLNSFHDMGISVAALGYYGTESTPSQQVELSLEDIVARINTLAKDPLINENCIAVYGFSKGAELALLLGSHFDNINHVVAVMPTHVSWNAVKTISSRSGWKLREKPLNYVDAPLLTWQMQKGNFTGEFTPAFNQALASTHKDIISAARIPIEKNNGPILLVSAKQDEIWPSYSMSNEIMAQLNKVNYPHSYKHIALKGGHYSFSLDTQNQIGEFLKDTLVSTCQ, encoded by the coding sequence ATGAAATCAATGATGCCATTTTGCTTGGTAGGGCTCCTTGCGGCTTGCAGTTCGAGCTCTGATCCAGACGTAAAAAAACACTTTATCAATGATGGAGAAAAACATCCGTTGGTCGTTGTATTTGGCGGCAGTGAGGGAGGCAACACCTTAGCTAAGCCCCTTTGGCAACCATTTTTAAATAGCTTTCATGATATGGGAATCTCAGTGGCCGCACTAGGCTACTACGGCACAGAATCAACGCCATCACAACAAGTGGAGTTATCACTTGAGGATATCGTTGCGCGGATCAATACCTTGGCAAAAGACCCTCTTATTAATGAAAACTGCATCGCTGTCTATGGCTTTTCCAAGGGGGCCGAGTTAGCCCTACTACTAGGCAGTCATTTTGACAATATCAATCATGTTGTTGCTGTAATGCCTACTCATGTCAGTTGGAATGCGGTTAAAACCATTTCTTCGCGATCAGGTTGGAAATTGCGCGAAAAGCCACTTAATTATGTCGATGCCCCCTTACTAACTTGGCAGATGCAAAAAGGTAATTTTACAGGTGAGTTTACACCCGCTTTTAACCAAGCACTCGCCAGCACTCATAAAGATATTATTAGCGCTGCACGCATTCCCATCGAAAAAAACAATGGCCCTATTTTACTCGTTTCGGCTAAACAAGACGAAATCTGGCCATCATATAGCATGTCTAATGAAATCATGGCGCAGTTAAACAAAGTTAACTACCCTCACTCATATAAACATATTGCGCTTAAAGGTGGGCATTACAGCTTTAGTCTAGATACACAAAACCAAATCGGAGAGTTTTTAAAAGACACATTGGTTTCAACTTGTCAGTAA
- a CDS encoding LytR/AlgR family response regulator transcription factor, with product MLKVAIIEDEQPALDKLTSQLEELKLSTLVYTNSRPIASLTELQDLKLDVVFVDINLPQINGVDFAKRFIQSGYTGQLIFTTAYSEFAVDAFDMGATDYLLKPYDTERLALALNRVNHQLVGQQKTTQTLTCKFAGKVCMVEVNHIETIKLEHGQAIAHTPSRSYPLDFALDDLTHILPNQFLRVHRDSIVNTHRIDTLERWVTGGYLITLQNSRIQVISSRNGAKLLKNILNL from the coding sequence ATGCTTAAAGTTGCCATAATTGAAGACGAGCAACCGGCGTTAGATAAGCTTACCTCTCAATTAGAAGAACTAAAGCTAAGCACGCTCGTTTATACCAATTCAAGACCTATAGCTAGTTTAACTGAGCTTCAAGATCTAAAACTTGATGTGGTGTTTGTTGATATCAATTTACCCCAAATAAATGGCGTCGATTTTGCCAAGCGATTTATCCAAAGTGGGTACACAGGGCAACTGATTTTTACCACGGCATATAGTGAGTTTGCTGTCGATGCTTTTGATATGGGCGCAACAGACTATTTGCTAAAGCCCTATGATACCGAAAGGTTGGCATTGGCACTCAATCGAGTTAACCATCAGTTAGTTGGCCAACAAAAAACAACTCAGACTTTAACCTGCAAATTTGCAGGCAAAGTATGTATGGTTGAAGTGAATCACATCGAAACCATCAAACTTGAGCATGGCCAAGCCATTGCACATACGCCATCTCGATCATACCCCCTTGATTTTGCTTTAGATGATTTAACTCACATTTTGCCAAATCAATTTTTAAGAGTGCATCGAGATAGCATAGTGAACACGCACCGAATTGACACACTTGAACGTTGGGTGACAGGTGGTTATCTAATCACATTGCAAAACTCACGTATACAAGTCATCAGCAGTAGAAACGGGGCAAAGCTCCTCAAAAACATACTCAATTTATAA